In Burkholderia sp. NRF60-BP8, a single window of DNA contains:
- the yiaA gene encoding inner membrane protein YiaA — MNQTTIQQPSFAFVAASWAALLAGFAAFLIGLWNAGMQLNEKGYYFTVLVFGLYAAISLQKSVRDRAEGIPVTGIYYGLSWIALLLSIALLIVGLFNATLQLSEKGFYAMSFVLALFGSVAVQKNTRDLQNAKPRYTDADSAPSVHE; from the coding sequence ATGAACCAGACCACCATCCAGCAACCGTCGTTCGCGTTCGTGGCTGCCTCGTGGGCCGCGCTGCTCGCCGGTTTCGCGGCATTCCTGATCGGGCTCTGGAACGCCGGCATGCAGCTCAACGAGAAGGGCTACTACTTCACCGTGCTGGTGTTCGGCCTCTATGCGGCGATCTCGCTGCAGAAGAGCGTGCGCGATCGCGCGGAAGGCATTCCCGTCACCGGCATCTACTACGGCCTCAGCTGGATTGCGCTGTTGCTGTCGATCGCGCTGCTGATCGTTGGCCTGTTCAACGCGACGCTTCAATTGAGCGAGAAGGGCTTTTACGCGATGTCGTTCGTGCTCGCGCTGTTCGGCTCGGTGGCCGTGCAGAAGAACACGCGCGATTTGCAGAACGCGAAGCCGCGCTATACCGACGCCGATTCCGCGCCGTCGGTCCACGAGTGA
- a CDS encoding relaxase/mobilization nuclease domain-containing protein, whose product MPFPKTYVDALLVNWGDRLFPSALRHARGLHLPHWALQQDALHLRERIARTLRRAPEVMVKISNKASGTQGMKAVRRHLRYISRHGSVDLEDQDGRMISGEMALQDLFEQWHWGSWGIPNESKRRETLNVVLSMPPGTDSEVVWDAARMFAQETFGDGRPYVFALHNDEAHPHVHLCVHARGPDGRRLNPRKQDLHRWREAFAQQLQARGVDANATSRTVRGQIQYFPKQAALRVALRGGHPFNGTHAIDIETRCAMWGAHMETLGNWYKVARTLAHSDSPEDREMAMNIADFARRMPVRTLNPEAPQSPRAVTQGFRDSYYMQRTPYADEPRPENSCEPSIEIGR is encoded by the coding sequence ATGCCGTTCCCAAAGACCTATGTTGATGCACTCTTGGTGAACTGGGGAGATCGGCTATTCCCCAGTGCACTTCGCCACGCCCGGGGCCTGCATCTGCCCCACTGGGCCTTACAGCAGGACGCGCTACATTTGCGCGAAAGGATCGCCCGAACGCTTCGAAGGGCGCCCGAAGTAATGGTGAAGATATCGAACAAAGCATCGGGCACGCAGGGAATGAAGGCGGTTCGGCGCCATCTGCGATACATTTCGCGACATGGTAGCGTTGATCTGGAGGATCAAGACGGACGCATGATCTCCGGAGAAATGGCATTGCAGGATCTTTTCGAGCAGTGGCACTGGGGCAGTTGGGGCATTCCAAATGAAAGCAAACGCAGGGAAACCCTCAATGTGGTGCTCTCGATGCCGCCTGGTACCGATAGCGAGGTCGTATGGGATGCAGCAAGGATGTTCGCCCAGGAAACATTTGGTGATGGACGACCATATGTATTCGCACTGCACAATGACGAAGCGCATCCCCATGTACATTTATGCGTCCATGCGCGTGGCCCCGACGGCCGTCGGCTCAATCCCCGAAAGCAGGATTTGCATCGTTGGCGAGAAGCATTCGCGCAGCAATTGCAGGCACGCGGCGTCGACGCGAACGCTACTTCTAGAACAGTACGCGGGCAAATACAGTACTTTCCTAAACAAGCGGCGCTCCGGGTGGCGTTACGAGGCGGTCACCCTTTCAATGGCACGCATGCCATCGACATCGAGACCCGATGTGCAATGTGGGGCGCCCACATGGAGACGCTAGGCAACTGGTATAAAGTCGCGCGCACCTTGGCTCATTCCGATTCCCCCGAAGACCGCGAAATGGCGATGAACATCGCAGACTTTGCTCGGCGAATGCCAGTCCGGACCCTAAACCCAGAGGCGCCACAGTCGCCTCGGGCTGTCACGCAGGGGTTTCGCGATTCGTATTACATGCAACGTACGCCATATGCGGACGAGCCACGCCCTGAAAATAGTTGCGAGCCATCGATAGAGATAGGTCGCTAA
- the ybgF gene encoding tol-pal system protein YbgF, protein MTHRLTWLRVAAAFCVAGAAWSAAPAHAGMFDDNEARRAVLDLRSKSDNLSSQLSAAQRTILDQSGRIDQLNQQVATLRGENEDLTNRLTTLERQQKEYYQDLDTRLKKFEPQQATIDGVEGTVQPGETDALSAAQQQFRNGNFKAAAASFRAFIAKYPQSPYQPTAQYWYGNAQYALRDYRGSTATWQGIVSKFPQHPRAADALVAIGTNQLEQGQKAAAKKTFEQVVSQYAGSNAAQTAQGKLETIK, encoded by the coding sequence ATGACGCACCGTTTAACCTGGCTGCGCGTTGCCGCAGCATTCTGCGTCGCGGGCGCGGCGTGGTCGGCCGCGCCGGCGCACGCCGGCATGTTCGACGACAACGAAGCGCGCCGTGCCGTACTCGATCTGCGCAGCAAGAGCGACAACCTGTCGAGCCAGTTGTCGGCCGCCCAGCGTACGATCCTCGATCAATCCGGCCGTATCGACCAGCTGAATCAGCAGGTCGCGACGCTGCGCGGCGAAAACGAGGATCTGACGAACCGGCTGACGACGCTCGAGCGGCAGCAGAAGGAGTACTACCAGGATCTCGACACGCGGCTCAAGAAGTTCGAGCCGCAGCAGGCGACGATCGATGGTGTCGAAGGCACCGTGCAGCCGGGTGAAACGGATGCGCTCAGCGCGGCGCAGCAGCAGTTCCGCAACGGCAACTTCAAGGCGGCGGCGGCGTCGTTCCGTGCGTTCATCGCGAAGTATCCGCAGAGCCCCTATCAGCCGACCGCGCAGTACTGGTACGGCAACGCGCAATACGCGCTGCGCGACTACCGCGGTTCGACCGCGACGTGGCAAGGGATCGTCAGCAAGTTCCCGCAGCACCCGCGCGCGGCCGACGCCCTCGTGGCGATCGGCACGAACCAGCTCGAGCAAGGCCAGAAGGCGGCCGCGAAGAAGACGTTCGAGCAGGTCGTGTCGCAGTACGCCGGGTCGAACGCGGCGCAGACGGCCCAAGGCAAGCTCGAAACGATCAAATAA
- the pal gene encoding peptidoglycan-associated lipoprotein Pal, with translation MMSNKARLALAVMMISALAACKSGVKLDDKANNAGAVSTQPSADNVAQVNVDPLNDPNSPLAKRSIYFDFDSYSVKDEYQPLMQQHAQYLKSHPQRHVLIQGNTDERGTSEYNLALGQKRAEAVRRAMALLGVNDSQMEAVSLGKEKPQATGHDEASWAQNRRADLVYQQ, from the coding sequence ATGATGTCGAATAAAGCTCGTCTGGCCCTGGCCGTGATGATGATCAGCGCGCTCGCAGCGTGCAAGTCGGGCGTGAAGCTCGACGACAAGGCAAACAACGCGGGCGCGGTCAGCACGCAGCCGAGCGCGGACAACGTCGCGCAAGTGAACGTCGATCCGCTGAACGACCCGAACAGCCCGCTCGCGAAGCGCAGCATCTACTTCGACTTCGACAGCTATTCGGTGAAGGACGAGTACCAGCCGCTGATGCAGCAGCACGCTCAGTATCTGAAGAGCCACCCGCAACGCCACGTGCTGATCCAGGGCAACACCGACGAACGCGGCACGAGCGAGTACAACCTCGCGCTGGGCCAGAAGCGTGCGGAAGCCGTCCGCCGTGCGATGGCCCTGCTCGGCGTGAACGATTCGCAAATGGAAGCCGTGAGCCTCGGCAAGGAAAAGCCGCAGGCAACGGGTCACGACGAAGCATCGTGGGCGCAGAACCGTCGCGCCGACCTCGTCTACCAACAGTAA
- the tolB gene encoding Tol-Pal system beta propeller repeat protein TolB encodes MSLMTKLGFRALVASCLITAGSAANAQVNVLITGVGSTQFPIATANFTNEANLPQQVTSIVRADLARSGKFTNIDAGSTPVPETASVDLGAWKAKGANAFVAGSVNRDANGQYKVNFILYDTVKQQSLGGLSLTATDTTLRTAGHKIADYIYQKLLGVRGVFATRLSYVIKTGNRYQLQISDSDGQNARIALSSTEPIISPAWSPSGTKVAYVSFERKKPIVYIHDLPTGKRYMVSDQKGNNSAPAWSPDSNTLAVALSLTGNTQIYTVNANGGGLRRLTQSSSIDTEPFYSPDGRWIYFTSDRGGAPQIYRMPAQGESAGAAQRVTFTGSYNTSPRVSPDGKLLAYISRTGGGFKLYVQDLQTGAANAITNTNRDESPSFAANGQYLLYATQSGGRNVLAAVPSDGSAPPQILSVQGGSVREPSWGPFMQ; translated from the coding sequence ATGAGTTTGATGACAAAGCTAGGTTTCAGGGCACTCGTGGCCTCGTGTCTGATTACGGCCGGCAGCGCCGCTAACGCCCAGGTCAACGTGCTGATCACCGGTGTCGGGTCGACCCAGTTCCCCATCGCCACCGCGAATTTCACGAACGAGGCGAACCTGCCGCAGCAGGTCACGTCGATCGTTCGCGCCGACCTCGCCCGCAGCGGCAAATTCACCAACATCGACGCCGGCAGCACGCCCGTGCCCGAGACCGCATCGGTCGATCTCGGCGCATGGAAGGCCAAGGGCGCGAATGCGTTCGTGGCCGGCAGCGTGAACCGCGACGCAAACGGCCAGTACAAGGTCAACTTCATCCTGTACGACACCGTGAAGCAGCAAAGCCTCGGCGGCCTGTCGCTGACGGCCACCGACACCACGCTGCGCACGGCCGGCCACAAGATCGCCGACTACATCTACCAGAAGCTGCTCGGCGTGCGCGGCGTCTTCGCCACGCGCCTGTCGTACGTGATCAAGACCGGCAACCGATACCAGCTGCAGATTTCGGATTCGGACGGCCAGAACGCGCGCATCGCGCTGTCGAGCACCGAACCGATCATCTCGCCGGCCTGGTCGCCGAGCGGCACGAAGGTCGCGTACGTGTCGTTCGAGCGCAAGAAGCCGATCGTCTACATCCATGACCTGCCGACCGGCAAACGCTACATGGTCTCCGACCAGAAGGGCAACAACAGCGCACCGGCATGGTCGCCGGACAGCAACACGCTCGCCGTCGCGCTGTCGCTGACGGGCAATACGCAAATCTATACGGTCAACGCGAACGGCGGCGGCCTGCGCCGTCTCACGCAGAGCAGCTCGATCGATACCGAGCCGTTCTACTCGCCGGACGGCCGCTGGATCTACTTCACGAGCGACCGCGGCGGTGCGCCGCAAATCTACCGGATGCCCGCACAGGGCGAAAGCGCCGGCGCCGCGCAGCGCGTGACCTTCACCGGCAGCTACAACACGAGCCCGCGCGTGAGTCCGGACGGCAAGCTGCTCGCTTACATCTCCCGCACGGGTGGGGGCTTCAAGCTGTACGTTCAGGATCTGCAGACCGGCGCGGCGAACGCCATCACGAACACCAATCGCGACGAATCGCCGAGCTTCGCGGCAAACGGCCAGTACCTTCTGTACGCGACCCAGTCGGGCGGTCGCAACGTTCTGGCTGCAGTGCCCTCCGACGGCAGCGCGCCGCCGCAGATCCTGTCCGTCCAGGGCGGCTCCGTTCGCGAGCCGTCGTGGGGGCCCTTCATGCAATGA
- the tolA gene encoding cell envelope integrity protein TolA — translation MNRQQSTRRSAYPLQPPRERGTWRAFALAALMHVLLALFLYHGVQWQNSTPAGAEAELWTEVPDVPAPRPVVTPTPPAKVAPPAPVRDEQADIALQQKKRQQEAAAREAQLEQQRRAQQLKAQQEEEARRAQLAAQQAAALAAQKAAERDKQKQAEKLKQQQLAEQQKLEQQKLQQQKQAQLEAQQAAKAKADAAAKAKAEAQAKAKAEAAARAKANAAANAKLDRERSARLAQLQGLSGAGEGGGEGLAKSGTGTGSGGNAATPGYADKVRRRVKPNIVWGGERAGLTTVVKIRCTPSGDVLSASVSRSSGNSGWDQAVVNAIHASVPLPPDSNGRTPSDITITFKAAE, via the coding sequence ATGAACCGGCAGCAATCCACGCGCAGATCCGCGTACCCGCTCCAGCCTCCCCGCGAGCGTGGGACGTGGCGCGCGTTCGCGCTCGCCGCGCTGATGCACGTGCTTCTCGCGCTGTTCCTCTATCACGGCGTGCAGTGGCAGAACAGCACGCCGGCCGGCGCCGAAGCCGAGCTGTGGACCGAAGTGCCCGACGTCCCCGCGCCGCGGCCCGTCGTCACGCCCACGCCGCCCGCGAAGGTCGCGCCCCCTGCTCCGGTGCGCGACGAACAGGCCGACATCGCGCTGCAGCAGAAGAAGCGTCAGCAGGAAGCGGCCGCGCGCGAAGCGCAGCTCGAGCAGCAACGCCGCGCGCAGCAACTGAAGGCCCAGCAGGAAGAGGAAGCGCGCCGCGCACAGCTCGCCGCGCAACAGGCCGCCGCGCTCGCCGCCCAGAAAGCCGCGGAACGCGACAAACAGAAGCAGGCCGAGAAACTCAAGCAACAGCAGCTCGCCGAGCAGCAGAAGCTCGAACAGCAGAAACTCCAGCAGCAAAAGCAGGCTCAGCTCGAAGCGCAGCAGGCGGCGAAGGCGAAGGCCGACGCAGCCGCGAAGGCAAAGGCGGAAGCGCAGGCCAAGGCGAAGGCCGAAGCCGCGGCGCGCGCGAAGGCCAATGCGGCGGCGAACGCGAAGCTCGACCGCGAGCGCAGTGCGCGCCTCGCGCAGCTGCAGGGACTGTCCGGCGCCGGCGAAGGCGGCGGTGAAGGCCTCGCGAAAAGCGGCACGGGCACGGGCTCCGGCGGCAATGCCGCGACGCCCGGCTATGCCGACAAGGTGCGCCGCCGCGTCAAGCCGAACATCGTTTGGGGCGGCGAGCGGGCAGGCCTGACCACCGTCGTCAAGATTCGGTGCACGCCGTCCGGTGACGTATTGAGCGCATCGGTCTCCCGCTCGAGCGGGAATTCGGGGTGGGATCAAGCCGTGGTCAATGCGATCCACGCATCGGTCCCGTTGCCGCCCGATTCTAACGGTCGTACCCCGTCTGACATTACGATCACCTTCAAGGCGGCGGAGTGA
- the tolR gene encoding protein TolR, translated as MAGSPIRSSMRGGRSRRAMADINVVPYIDVMLVLLVIFMVTAPLVAPSIINLPTVGNAAPQEQTPPVVVNIKADRTMSVKYKGDSGATQEDTMTKAELDSFISARQADHPDQPVVIAADKTVQYDAVMTVMSDLKARGVKRVGLLVKSQ; from the coding sequence ATGGCAGGAAGCCCCATCCGATCCAGCATGCGCGGCGGCCGCTCGCGCCGCGCGATGGCCGACATCAACGTCGTGCCGTACATCGACGTGATGCTGGTGCTGCTCGTGATCTTCATGGTCACCGCACCGCTCGTCGCGCCGTCGATCATCAACCTGCCGACCGTCGGCAACGCCGCGCCGCAGGAGCAGACGCCGCCCGTCGTCGTCAACATCAAGGCCGACCGCACGATGAGCGTCAAGTACAAGGGCGACTCGGGCGCGACCCAGGAAGACACGATGACGAAGGCCGAGCTCGACAGCTTCATCTCGGCCCGGCAGGCCGATCACCCTGACCAGCCGGTCGTGATCGCAGCCGACAAGACCGTGCAGTACGATGCCGTCATGACCGTGATGTCCGATCTGAAGGCGCGCGGCGTCAAGCGCGTCGGCCTCCTCGTCAAATCGCAATGA
- the tolQ gene encoding protein TolQ encodes MNTAQDLSIISLVLNASVLAQAVMGLLLLLSLMSWTFIFRKWFAIRRARAQTERFEKDFWSGGDLQALYQSAANNRHTIGALERIFESGMREFLKAKEKRLSDPGLVLDGARRAMRASFQREMDVLEANLAFLASVGSVSPYIGLFGTVWGIMNSFRGLANVQQATLANVAPGIAEALVATAIGLFAAIPAVVAYNRYAHDIDRLAIRFETFIEEFSNILQRQAQ; translated from the coding sequence ATGAATACTGCTCAAGACCTGTCGATCATTTCCCTCGTCCTCAATGCGAGCGTGCTGGCCCAGGCCGTGATGGGACTGCTGCTGCTGCTGTCGCTGATGTCGTGGACCTTCATCTTCCGCAAGTGGTTCGCGATCCGCCGCGCGCGCGCGCAAACCGAACGCTTCGAGAAGGATTTCTGGTCGGGCGGCGACCTGCAGGCGCTGTACCAGAGCGCAGCCAACAACCGCCACACGATCGGCGCACTCGAGCGGATCTTCGAATCGGGGATGCGCGAATTCCTCAAGGCGAAGGAAAAACGCCTCAGCGATCCGGGCCTCGTGCTCGACGGTGCGCGCCGCGCGATGCGTGCGTCGTTCCAGCGTGAAATGGACGTGCTCGAAGCCAACCTCGCGTTCCTCGCGTCGGTCGGCTCGGTCAGCCCGTACATCGGTCTGTTCGGCACGGTCTGGGGGATCATGAACTCGTTCCGCGGCCTTGCGAACGTGCAGCAGGCCACGCTCGCGAACGTCGCGCCCGGTATCGCCGAGGCGCTCGTCGCCACCGCGATCGGCCTGTTCGCCGCGATTCCGGCGGTGGTCGCGTACAACCGCTACGCGCACGACATCGACCGCCTCGCGATCCGCTTCGAGACCTTCATCGAAGAGTTCTCGAACATCCTGCAGCGTCAGGCCCAGTAA
- the ybgC gene encoding tol-pal system-associated acyl-CoA thioesterase: MRAMTQPTRSPEAPSGFTWPVRVYYEDTDAGGIVFYANYLKFFERARTEWLRACGVDQRRLADDTGAIFIVRSTSLDYRAPARLDDTLTITSRPGRIGRASVEFTQEAWCGDTLLVAGHIRLGCVDRHGIRPAAIPPAVLDALQRGPVIDDAGQPDLSTKLA; this comes from the coding sequence ATGCGCGCCATGACTCAGCCCACCCGCTCCCCGGAAGCGCCGTCCGGCTTTACCTGGCCGGTGCGCGTGTACTACGAGGATACCGATGCAGGCGGCATCGTCTTCTATGCCAACTACCTGAAGTTCTTCGAGCGCGCCCGCACCGAGTGGCTTCGCGCATGCGGCGTCGACCAGCGCCGGCTCGCCGACGATACCGGCGCGATCTTCATCGTGCGCAGCACGTCGCTCGACTACCGCGCGCCGGCGCGACTCGACGACACGCTGACGATCACGAGCCGGCCCGGACGCATCGGCCGCGCGTCGGTGGAATTCACGCAGGAAGCCTGGTGTGGCGACACGCTGCTCGTGGCCGGGCACATCCGCCTCGGCTGCGTCGACCGTCACGGCATCCGGCCCGCGGCCATCCCGCCGGCCGTGCTCGACGCGCTGCAGCGCGGGCCCGTCATCGACGACGCCGGGCAGCCTGACCTGTCAACGAAGCTCGCATGA
- a CDS encoding SDR family NAD(P)-dependent oxidoreductase — translation MIVFVTGASAGFGAAISRAFVKGGHRVVATARRKDRLDALAAELGDALLPLELDVRDRAAVEAVPAALPAEFAALDVLVNNAGLALGVEPAHKASLDEWQTMIDTNCSGLVTVTHALLPGMIERGRGHIFNLGSVAGTYPYPGGNVYGATKAFVRQFSLNLRADLIGTPLRVTDIEPGLCGGTEFSNVRYRGDDAKAANVYQNVQPLTSEDIADTIYWIATRPAHVNINTIEMMPVAQAPAGLAIHRG, via the coding sequence ATGATCGTGTTCGTCACAGGCGCGTCCGCCGGCTTCGGCGCCGCCATCTCCCGTGCCTTCGTCAAGGGAGGCCATCGCGTGGTCGCGACCGCGCGCCGCAAGGATCGTCTCGATGCGCTCGCCGCCGAGCTCGGCGATGCCCTTCTGCCGCTCGAGCTCGACGTGCGCGACCGCGCGGCCGTCGAAGCCGTGCCGGCCGCCCTTCCCGCCGAATTCGCGGCGCTCGACGTGCTCGTCAACAACGCCGGCCTCGCGCTTGGCGTCGAGCCGGCCCATAAGGCCAGCCTCGACGAATGGCAGACCATGATCGACACGAACTGCTCGGGCCTCGTGACCGTCACGCATGCGCTGCTGCCCGGCATGATCGAGCGCGGCCGTGGCCATATCTTCAATCTCGGTTCGGTTGCCGGCACCTATCCGTATCCGGGCGGGAACGTATACGGCGCAACCAAGGCTTTCGTCCGACAATTCAGCCTGAACCTGCGCGCCGACCTGATCGGCACGCCGTTGCGCGTGACCGACATCGAGCCGGGCCTGTGCGGCGGCACGGAATTCTCGAACGTCCGCTACCGCGGCGACGACGCGAAGGCGGCAAACGTGTACCAGAACGTCCAGCCGCTCACGTCCGAGGACATCGCCGACACGATCTACTGGATCGCGACGCGCCCGGCGCACGTGAACATCAATACGATCGAGATGATGCCGGTCGCCCAGGCACCGGCCGGCCTCGCGATCCATCGCGGCTGA
- the glyA gene encoding serine hydroxymethyltransferase: MFDRAQSTIANVDPEIFAAIEQENRRQEDHIELIASENYTSPAVMAAQGSQLTNKYAEGYPGKRYYGGCEYVDVVEQLAIDRVKQLFGAEAANVQPNSGSQANQGVFFAMLKPGDTIMGMSLAHGGHLTHGSPVNMSGKWFNVVSYGLNENEDIDYEAAEQLAQEHKPKLIVAGASAFALKIDFERLAKIAKSVGAYLMVDMAHYAGLIAAGVYPNPVPHADFVTTTTHKSLRGPRGGVILMKAEYEKPINSAIFPGIQGGPLMHVIAAKAVAFKEALSPEFKEYQQKVVENARVLAETLVKRGLRIVSGRTESHVMLVDLRAKNITGKAAEAALGAAHITVNKNAIPNDPEKPFVTSGIRLGSPAMTTRGFGPAEAEQVGNLIADVLENPEDAATIERVRAQVAELTKRFPVYR; this comes from the coding sequence ATGTTTGACAGAGCCCAAAGCACCATCGCGAACGTCGATCCCGAAATCTTTGCAGCGATCGAGCAGGAAAACCGCCGCCAGGAAGATCACATCGAGCTGATCGCGTCGGAAAACTACACGAGCCCGGCCGTGATGGCCGCACAAGGCTCGCAGCTCACGAACAAGTACGCGGAAGGGTATCCGGGCAAGCGCTACTACGGCGGCTGCGAGTACGTCGACGTGGTCGAGCAGCTGGCGATCGACCGTGTGAAGCAACTGTTCGGCGCGGAAGCGGCGAACGTGCAGCCGAACTCCGGTTCGCAGGCGAACCAGGGCGTGTTCTTCGCGATGCTCAAGCCGGGCGACACGATCATGGGCATGAGCCTCGCGCATGGCGGCCACCTGACGCACGGCTCGCCGGTGAACATGTCGGGCAAGTGGTTCAACGTGGTGAGCTACGGCCTGAACGAAAACGAAGACATCGACTATGAAGCGGCCGAGCAGCTCGCGCAGGAACACAAGCCGAAGCTGATCGTCGCGGGCGCGTCGGCGTTTGCGCTGAAGATCGATTTCGAGCGTCTGGCGAAGATCGCGAAGTCGGTGGGCGCGTACCTGATGGTCGACATGGCGCACTACGCCGGCCTGATCGCGGCGGGCGTGTACCCGAACCCGGTGCCGCACGCGGATTTCGTGACGACGACGACGCACAAGAGCCTGCGCGGCCCGCGCGGCGGCGTGATCCTGATGAAGGCCGAGTACGAGAAGCCGATCAACTCGGCGATCTTTCCGGGGATCCAGGGCGGCCCGCTGATGCACGTGATCGCGGCGAAGGCCGTGGCGTTCAAGGAAGCGCTGTCGCCGGAGTTCAAGGAATATCAGCAGAAGGTCGTCGAGAACGCGCGCGTGCTGGCCGAAACGCTGGTGAAGCGCGGCCTGCGCATCGTGTCGGGCCGTACGGAAAGCCACGTGATGCTGGTCGATCTGCGCGCGAAGAACATCACGGGCAAGGCCGCCGAAGCGGCGCTCGGCGCGGCGCACATCACGGTGAACAAGAACGCGATCCCGAACGACCCGGAAAAGCCGTTCGTGACGAGCGGCATCCGTCTCGGTTCGCCGGCGATGACGACGCGCGGCTTCGGGCCGGCGGAAGCCGAGCAGGTGGGCAACCTGATTGCCGACGTGCTGGAGAACCCGGAAGACGCAGCGACGATCGAGCGCGTACGCGCGCAGGTCGCCGAGCTGACCAAGCGCTTCCCGGTCTACCGCTGA
- the nrdR gene encoding transcriptional regulator NrdR — MRCPFCRHDDTQVVDSRVSEDGAAIRRRRRCSACDKRFTTYERVELSLPFVVKKDGSRTEFDRRKIVASMQLALRKRPVAADAIDAAVARIEYQLLATGEREVRSEKLGELVMNELRGLDTIAYVRFASVYRQFEDVSEFADVIEEFRRTSPAKTPRKR; from the coding sequence ATGCGCTGCCCGTTCTGCCGGCATGACGACACGCAGGTCGTTGACTCGCGCGTGTCCGAAGATGGCGCCGCGATTCGGCGGCGCCGTCGCTGCTCGGCTTGCGACAAGCGTTTCACGACGTACGAGCGGGTCGAGTTGTCCCTGCCGTTCGTCGTGAAGAAGGACGGCAGCCGCACGGAGTTCGACCGTCGCAAGATCGTCGCCAGCATGCAACTCGCGCTGCGCAAGCGGCCGGTTGCCGCCGACGCGATCGACGCGGCGGTCGCCCGTATCGAATATCAACTGCTCGCGACTGGCGAGCGCGAAGTGCGTAGCGAGAAGCTGGGCGAACTCGTGATGAACGAGTTGCGCGGCCTCGATACGATCGCCTATGTGCGCTTCGCATCGGTGTATCGCCAGTTCGAGGACGTTTCCGAATTTGCCGACGTGATCGAAGAGTTCCGTCGCACCTCTCCCGCCAAGACCCCACGTAAGCGCTGA
- a CDS encoding GspH/FimT family pseudopilin has product MELGVQSLKNVVQRPGGFTLVELMVAMSLAAGLALYAVPTFDQWRMRERVDARSRALLGALSFARAEATRLGARVTLCRAGRDGVCLRAGERCEPAEWSCDWVVSGLVDGQSRVLRRYPRDAEVAVSGAAHELAFAPPVGQSIGGIRRFEVRPRRSVSGADDAHASRCVRIAAGGRARMVAGRCDAV; this is encoded by the coding sequence ATGGAACTGGGCGTCCAATCCTTGAAGAATGTGGTGCAACGACCGGGCGGCTTCACGCTCGTCGAGCTGATGGTCGCCATGTCGCTGGCGGCGGGGCTCGCGCTCTATGCGGTCCCCACGTTCGACCAGTGGCGCATGCGCGAGCGCGTGGATGCCCGCTCGCGTGCGCTGCTCGGTGCGCTGTCGTTTGCGCGTGCCGAGGCAACGCGTCTCGGCGCGCGCGTCACGCTGTGCCGTGCCGGGCGCGACGGTGTCTGTCTGCGCGCCGGCGAGCGATGCGAACCGGCCGAATGGTCGTGCGACTGGGTCGTCAGCGGGCTGGTCGACGGGCAGTCGCGTGTGCTGCGACGCTATCCGCGCGATGCCGAAGTGGCCGTTTCGGGCGCCGCGCATGAGCTTGCGTTTGCGCCGCCGGTCGGTCAGTCGATCGGCGGAATCCGGCGTTTCGAGGTGCGTCCGCGGCGCAGCGTGTCCGGCGCCGACGATGCGCACGCGTCGCGTTGCGTGCGGATTGCGGCAGGCGGCCGCGCGCGAATGGTCGCCGGCCGTTGCGACGCGGTGTGA
- a CDS encoding type IV pilus modification PilV family protein has product MRHAMRGTSLIEATLAIALLATVMLAVAGSQLAMARAQRATIWRERALWLADARIERLHAAAAVDDGLAALAAASLPDGAMTLDGGPGGVRYAIVRWRGGNGSAPPRCDAAGTSTRPPSCVRMPFRERAGDER; this is encoded by the coding sequence ATGCGCCATGCCATGCGCGGTACGTCGTTGATCGAGGCGACGCTGGCCATCGCGCTGCTTGCCACCGTCATGTTGGCAGTCGCCGGCAGCCAGCTCGCGATGGCGCGTGCGCAGCGCGCGACGATCTGGCGCGAACGCGCGCTGTGGCTGGCCGATGCGCGTATCGAGCGTCTGCATGCTGCGGCCGCGGTCGACGACGGCCTCGCGGCGCTGGCGGCAGCGTCGTTGCCGGATGGCGCGATGACGCTCGATGGTGGGCCGGGCGGCGTCCGCTATGCGATTGTCCGCTGGCGTGGCGGCAATGGGAGCGCGCCGCCGCGTTGCGATGCGGCGGGAACGTCGACGCGACCGCCATCGTGTGTCCGGATGCCATTTCGCGAGCGGGCAGGCGATGAACGCTGA